The Rhopalosiphum maidis isolate BTI-1 chromosome 1, ASM367621v3, whole genome shotgun sequence genome has a segment encoding these proteins:
- the LOC113552533 gene encoding prisilkin-39-like: MTYCKLFFCFALFIVSVFAEKDASKAAENERVKKAVVIPPPGSVAATYGYYGSPYSGLYGSPYNTLYGQAYGYPYGLHDDGKYHHHAAKYDDGKYHHHVGKYDDGKYHPGKYDDGKYYPGKYDKATVATAVYNKPYLTGYNGYNYGYNGYNGYNNGYNLGYNGYNNGYNYGYYGGYPYAHYPYNHQYNNHYASYPYVY, encoded by the exons ATGACATACTGCAAGTTGTtc ttTTGTTTCGCACTGTTCATTGTGTCGGTCTTCGCCGAAAAGGATGCATCGAAAGCGGCTGAAAACGAGAGGGTGAAGAAAGCGGTAGTAATCCCACCACCTGGTTCAG TTGCGGCAACTTACGGATACTACGGCAGTCCTTATAGCGGTTTATACGGTAGCCCTTATAACACCTTATACGGCCAAGCTTACGGTTACCCATACGGATTGCACGACGATGGCAAGTACCACCATCACGCGGCTAAGTACGACGACGGCAAGTACCATCATCACGTGGGTAAGTACGACGATGGCAAATACCATCCCGGAAAATACGACGATGGCAAGTACTACCCTGGAAAGTACGACAAGGCAACGGTGGCCACAGCAGTGTATAACAAGCCGTATTTGACCGGGTACAACGGGTACAACTATGGTTACAACGGTTACAACGGTTACAACAACGGATACAACCTCGGTTACAACGGCTATAACAACGGATACAACTACGGTTACTACGGCGGATATCCGTACGCTCACTATCCTTACAACCACCAATACAACAACCACTACGCGTCATATCCATACGTATACTAA
- the LOC113552542 gene encoding cuticle protein-like, with translation MASFKYLIFIALAVLSVYCVAAEEATKPEEQVGAEAARVKKHAYIAAPALAYTAPVYPYAYSAYPSYSYSYPAAYPTAYAAYPSYAYAHDDGKYWPGKYEKTYYPAYKSAYPVYHY, from the exons ATGGCTTCTTTCAAGTATCTG ATATTCATCGCCTTGGCCGTCCTCAGCGTGTACTGTGTTGCCGCCGAAGAAGCAACAAAACCCGAAGAACAAGTCGGCGCTGAAGCCGCCAGAGTAAAGAAACACGCTTACATCGCCGCcc cAGCTTTGGCTTACACCGCTCCAGTCTACCCATACGCGTACTCCGCTTACCCGTCGTACTCGTACTCGTACCCGGCCGCATACCCGACCGCTTACGCCGCTTACCCGAGCTACGCTTACGCTCACGATGACGGCAAATACTGGCCAGGCAAATACGAAAAGACCTACTACCCAGCTTACAAGTCCGCCTACCCGGTTTACCACTACTGA